The genomic interval ATCGGCGGGAACTGGAACTTCTCGCCGCGATAGGTGATGGTGCCGGTGGTGAAGTCGATCGTGACCTCGTCCTCGGGGATGATGGTTTTCTCTTTCGCTGCGATTTCCTTTTCGAAAACCTGGCGAAGACGCGTGATGAACTCCGGACACTCTACGCAGAGGAATCCGTTGTTGAAGGCGTTGCGCAGATACGTTTGCGAGAAACTGCCTGCGACAACGAGCGGCAGGCCCTTGGCTTGCAGCGCCGTAACAGCCTGTTCACGGCTGGAGCCGGTGCCGAAGTTGAAGCCGCCAATCACGACATCGCCAGCGCGGGTGCGCTCCGAGAACTGCGGATCGTAGTTCTCCATGACGACCTTGGCCATCATGTTGCGCGTCATGTCCTCTCGGTACGTGTAGTCCTTGCCGTAAATGCCGTCGGTGTTGAGGTTGTCCTGCGGCGTGAACACGAGGCGTCCCTTAACTTGCGCCGGGAAGCCTTCCAATATCTCGACCTTCTCGCCGCCGGCTGCGGGCACTGCGAGTTCAACGTATTCGCGCTTCAGCTCGGAGGCCGACACCTTGACGTCCGTGGTGATGTATCCGGCAACGGCCGAGGCTGCGACGACAGCGGGCGACGCGAGATAGCACTTCGCATCACGCGAGCCCATGCGTCCCTTGAAGTTGCGATTCGTAGCAGAGATGCCGACTTCGCCCGCTTCGAGCAGTCCTGTGCCGAGCCCGATACAGGGACCGCAGCCCGGAGGCAATGGCTGCGCACCGGCTTGCAGCAGAGTCTGCCACGCGCCGCTGGCCTCAGCGGACTTCTGTATTTCTCTCGAAGCTGCGGCGAGATAGAACTTCACCGTGGACGCAATCTTCTTGCCCTTGAGCACCTTTGCCGCGGCTTCCAGATCTTCAAGGCGCGAGTTGACGCAAGAGACGAGATACGCCTTGTGAATCGGGATGCGCTGCTTCTCGATCTCGGCGAGCGACGCCATGACCTGCACGGTATCCGGCCCGCTGACGTGCGGCGTGACAGCCGCAAGGTCCAGCTCGATTCGCGCAGCATAGGCGGCATCGGCATCCGGCATGGGCGTATCGGCCTCAAGCTTCGAAAGGATCGACTCATCGAGGCGTCCCATGGCAGCCGCGCCCAGTGCTTCTCGACGCTGGCGCAACCAAGCGAACGTTGTCTTGTCCGCCGGGAACCAGCCGACCAACGTGCCCCACTCGGTCGTCATGTTGGAGATCGAGAGGCGCTCGTCCATGCTGAGCGACTCGACGCCGGGTCCGGTGAACTCAACGACGGCGTTCAGCACTTCTTCTTTGTTGTAGAGACCACAAAGAGTGATGATCACGTCTTTGCCGGTAGCGCCGGGCTGAAGCTTGCCCTTGAGCACAACCTGTATCGTGCGCGGGATCTGCCACCAGAATTCACCGGTCGCCCAGATTGCGGCGGCGTCGGTGCGAACCACAGGCGTGCCAATCGCGCCAAGCGCGCCATACATATTCGAGTGCGAATCCGAGGCGACGACGAACGAACCGGGCAGCACGTAGCCTTTTTCCACCATGATCTGATGGCCGATGCCGGTGCCCGCCGGGTAGAAGTCAATGCCCTGCTCTTTCGCAAAAGCTTCGATCAAGGCGTACTTCTTCAGGTTCTCTTCCGTCGTGTTCTGTATGTCGTGATCGAGGGCGAAGACTGGTTGACGCGGATCAAGCACCTTCTTGACGCCGATGGCCTTGAATTTCTTGAGCACGGCGGAGGTGTTGTCGTGCGTCATAACGTGGGTGGGACGGATGGAGATGAAATCTCCGGCGCGCAGCGGACGGTTCGGCCCTTCCGCGAGGTGTGCTTGTGCGAGTTTCTCAACGATGGTCTGCGCCATGTGCGAATCTCCAGACGTTGGACGTCAGTTGTTGCGGACTCGCGCTGCTGGCGCGAGTCCGCCATGCCGGCGATACGCCGGCGCTACGTGTTAGTGCGCTCCAGCCGCTTTCTGATCGGCCTTCATCAGTTCCATCACTTCGGTGACTGACTTGGCGTTTTCCAGTTTCCAGATGGCGTCGATGAGGCGCTGACGTGCTGTCTTCGACATGATGGGCTCGGCCAACGCGTGGAACTTCTCCTCGATCTCGCGATCGGTGAGCGGATTGCGCGGGTCGCCCTTCGGGAAGTCCATCTGTTGCTCGTATTCCTTGCCATCGACGGTCGTAATCTTCACGATGACGCGCTGCAAGGCCGGGAAAACCTTTTCGATCTCGGCGTCGGCGACGACCTTTACCTTGTTTAGCTGTGCGCGGATCGTCGGGTCCATGATCTTCTCCATCGTGAACTGCAAGGGAGTGACCTGGCGCTCGGCGACGGCGGCAGCGATGCAATACGGCAGCGAGTGATCGGCAGTCTCCTTCGACCGAGGATCGTACTTGCTCGGGTCGCTGAGAATGTCGGCTCCTCGCGCGGTGGTGCGTATGTGAACTTCCTTGACCTGCTCAGGCTTGAGGTTGTTCGACTTGACCAGATCGAGCACGCAGGAGATGGGCGTGTGCGTCAACGCTTCGGTCGGGAAGAACTTCATGCCGCACTGCGTAATGCGCCACGATTCGCCAAGTCCATCGGTGAGGATGTTCAGCTTCCACTCGGGACCAAAGACGTGGACGATGCCTTCCTTGCCATCGATGATGTGCTCGGGGCCGGTGTAACCCTTTTCGGCCAACAGCGCTGCAAAGACGCCGCTCTCGGTCGCCATTGGGTCCACGGTGTTCTTCATCATCGTGAGCTTGCCGGCAGTAACGGCACCGAAGCTGCCGCGTGCGGCCGCAGAAATGCCGATGGCATGCTGTATCTGTTCCCACGTCAGGTGGAGCATCCGTCCGGCGACGATGGGCGAGGCAAAAGCGGTCAGCGTGGCGTGGTGCCAGCCGCGCTCGCGGATGCCGGGGAACGCACATTCGCAGAGGCGCTGCTCGAACTCGTGTCCGAGGACGAGGCCGACAATCAGTTCGCGACCGTCACTCTTTGCGCGCTCTGCGCAGGAGATGGCGGCGGGGAAGATGTCCGACGGGTGCGACGGATCCTGCTTCCAGTAGATATCGTTGTAGTCCATGCAGCGGATCATGAGCGCGTTGGCGAGCGCCGCGTGCACGACATCCATCTTCTTGCCTGTCCCGATAACGGTGGCCGGGCCGCTGGTGGCAACTTCGTTGAGGACCTCAAGCGCGATGGTGACGTCGTGCTGCTGGTAGCCGCCGAGCGCGCAGCCAACCGAGTCAAGCAGGTAGCGCTTCGCCTGGTAGATGGCATCCTGCGAAAGGTTTTCGTACCTAACGCCCGCTGCCCAGCGGGACATTACGGCAGTAATGGTTTCTTTCTTGGCGATGTTTTCCTTACCGGACATCGTTTCTCTCCAGAAATCGACTTGCCCCAGCGACTGAAGCCGCGTGAAAGGCGTGGTTTATAGGCGTGGCCGTACCCCTTCCGAGCAGAAGGCACGAGTCCAAAGCAGAAAACCCGAGCCCAAGGGCGCAAGCCATAACGGCTGCGCACGATCTACTGGGGCCGGGCTAGAACTTCTTGTTCTTGAACGGCAGATAAGCCATGAAATCGGCATGATGCACGATGTAAGCCTCTGTCGTCCGCTTCACGAGATCACCTTCGGCAGCGTGCGCGGCAATGATGTGGCAGACCGCATCTGGTATGCCGCACTCCATCGCAAGAGCTACGCCGGTGAAAGGATGACGCAGCAGTTCGCCACGTTCGCTCTGCACGGTTTTGCCGCTTTTGTTCTCGTACTCGAGGAGCTTGCCGACGTCGGCGAGAATTGCGCCCGCAATGACGGTGTCCATGTCGATAGGTAGTGCGTTGCCCATGAACTCAGTCATCGCTTCCGCCGAGCGGCGCGCGATGTGCACGACGCAGCGCTTGTGTTCCATGAAGGTCGTGGGGCAATTGGGTACGAGCAAGGTGAATGGAATTTTGTTGAGGTCTTCAGGAGTGAGGGGGCTTAATTCGAATGCCCGCTGCCAGCAACGCGTAACACTGGCTTTAATGTGTGCGTTCTGGATCCAGTCTAGTTCTGGCCACAGACGCTGAACGTCGGCAATCCCGACCGGGCGAGACTCGGCGGGGGTGGCATTCTGTGTAGTCAAGTTGTCCTCCACGTCATGACTCATCTCAAGGGGTCTCTGACGAGTACAGCCAACCGCACAATTGTAGCTGGGAACAGAGTAGCGCGCTTGCGCGCCACTATTCAGCACACCAGCATACAACTCTAATGGTCTCAGGCACGGCAGAAACATGGTGTGACAGCAGTCATATGTACCAGTGACGGCGCCCATTATTCCGAGAACCCAACCGTCTTCGACTTCGCCCGGCGTGGTCGGACTCCGCTCAAGAAAACAAGAGCTCAGAGGGCTTTTACCCGGCGTTCCAGGTCACCGGCGATGGTATCCGGTGCGGTGTTCGGCGAGTAGCGAACCGGCGCTCCGATGCGGACTGTGATTTGGTTGGGACGCACGAAAAGCGTGTCGCGGAGCTTGGCTTCGTAGAGGCCATCAATACGCAGAGGGACGACAGGAAGATTGAGGCGCGTAGCGAGGAGTCCGACGCCGGACTGGAAAGGCTGGAGCTCGCCGGTTTCGGTGCGGCGGCCTTCGGGAAAGACAACGATGCTGTACCCGCGGTCCGCGGATTCGCCCGCATATTCAAAGCTTTCCTGGAAGCCGCTCTTCTGAGGAAGAGGAAAGGCATTAAAGAGCGCCACGACCAGGCCGTAAGTAATCTGGTAGACGAGGCGCTTGAAGATGTTCCACGTGCGAGGCGGGCGGCGCATCTCCATGAGACGTTCTCCGATCATGGCCACGGCCAGGCGGTTGCGCAGGTGAGGCGGGAAAGCGAAGAGCACAAACCCTATATCGACGTACGTGACGTGATTGGAAACGATAAGAAACGGGCCGCGGAGATCACAATCGCCTTCTCCAACGGCTTCTCTTCCGTTCCTGCCTGCAATCTCTTCAGCTGAAACATTCTTTCTTCCGACAATGTGCGGCTTTGCCAAGATAACGGTGGCGGGCCAGGTGATCGCGTGGTAGATGGCCGTGCGAATCCAGGGTACAGGCCAGCGCTGTGACCAGCTTGGATAACGATAGCGAGTGGCGCGGACAAGATCAGGCTTGGTGGATGAACTGGTCGCCTGTGCGGGTGACACCTGGTGCATCAAGCGTTCTAGATCAGCGACCGTGGTGGCGTTGGAAACCGAGGTTTCGTTGAGATCGACCTGGTAACGATCTTCGATAGCGCTCATGAGTTCGACGCGATCGATGGAGCTGAGGTTGAGATCGGACTCCAGGCGGGCGTCCGGCGGGAGTTCGCCGATACGACGTCGAGTGATGCGCTCGATCAACTCGGAGACGCCGCCCGCAGGCGTAGCCACGTGGGCAGCTTCGGCGCTTTGTAGCGAAGCGAAGTACTCGCGAGCGTATTGCTCAACCACGCCGGTTTTTGGCTTCTGAGTAGGGGTGCGCGGAAAATCTTCTTCGGGCCAGATGAGCCAGCGACGAACCTGCTGGTATTCCGCCAGGTGCTGATTTGCGCGCCGTACGATCTCTTGAACAACATTGTCTTGAATATTGTCTTCAACAATGTTGCCAGAGCGTTGCTGGCTCAGAACCAGGACTGCGCATGGCTCGGCATTGCCTTCAAGTGGCAGAGCGATGACGACGGCGTCCTTCACTTCGGGCTGCTTGCGCAGCGCCGCTTCGAGGTCTTCAGGATAGACGTTCATGCCGGCGGGTGTGACGATGACGTTCTTCTTGCGACCTTTGAAATACAAATTGCCTTGCTCGTCGAGTGCGCCGAGGTCTCCAGTGCGAAACCACTCAACCTCCGCATTCTGCTCCGGAGTAACCTCAGGGGCTAAAGCCCCTTGTTCTCGTCCTGCGTCAATGCAGGGCTGAAGTCCTGCTCCACCCAAAGGCGTTGTTCTTTCCTGCTGCCCTGCTCCACCCAAAGGCGTCTCTCGGCCAAGCGTTGCTCCAGCCGAGAGTACGTCCGTGTCCGACTGAAGCCCAGCTGCCAGGTCAACCTTTGCTTCCCTCAAGGGCACGCTTGTTCCCGCCTGTTGATGTGCTCCACCTGAGGGCGCATCCGAATGTCGCGCTCCACGCGAGACAGGCTTCAATTCCCTTCCGTGCCAGTAAGCCGTAGCTACGCTTCCACCTCGCACCAATATTTCGCCTGTCGCGGGGTCTAGTTTGAGCTCGCGGCCGGGGAGAACCTTGCCGATGGAATGGCGCCCCATATGGAATGGATGGTTGACGCTGATGAGCGACGTGGTCTCGGTGAGCCCGTAGCCTTGTACCACCGCAAAAGATAGGCGGGACCAGAAACGTTCGGTATCTTCGTCGAGGGCTGCGCCCCCGGAAACGAAGGCCCAGAACTTCCATCCAAATAAGAAGTGCAACTTGCGGAAGTGCCACCAGCGCAGCAGGAAGTGCTGTCCATCTGCGCGGGCGAAGTCGCGGCGGAATGCATCGAGGCGGCCTTCGTCTTCGAGCTCACGCTCAATCTTGTGGCGCAAAGATTCAAGCAGACGCGGGACGGTCACGACAACCGAAATGCGCTCGCTGCGAACGGTCTTGATTACCTCGGAGGGATTCAGCGAATCGTGGAAAACGACGGTGGCGGCAAGCGCTTGTGGGACAAACAGTCCGAGGAACTGCCCGAAGACGTGGCTTAGGGGGAGAAGGTTAAGGAAGCGCAAGGGATGCACGATGCGCTCGTACTTAACATACCTGGCGATTTCGCGTTCGAGCGGTTCGAGGTTGGCAAGTACATTTCCATGCGAGATAACAACGCCCTTTGGATCGGCAGTGGTACCGGAGGTGAAGACGATCTCAAGCGGGTCGGTGCGGAGAATCTCGGGGGACGGATAAGCGGCACTGTCGTGGTGTGCGATGGATTGCGCGAGGTCTTCGAGAACAAGTGTCGGGTGAGATGCAGCGTGGGCGGCGAGTTCGCGCGAGCACACCAGCAGCCTGGCGCTAACCTGATCGACCACACTGAACGCGAAGCTGGGGGCGGCAACCCGGTCCATGGGAACGACGACCGCGCCCCGAAGTACGCATCCAAAGAAAACCGCGACCCACTCGGCGCAGTTCTCGCCCCAAAGAAAGACGCGATCACCTTTGCCTATATCACGAGATTCGAGCTCTCTGGCGAACTGGTGCGCTGCGTTGGCGACGTCGCGATATGACCAGCGGACGGTGCGATAGCCGCGACGGTAGACATAGGCGCGCTCGGCTCCGAGCCGGTGGAAGCGGTCGATGATCGAGAGCAGGCTGTCCGCCATGCTGGCTTCTCTTAAGAACGAAGAATTCAAACACGAATCGTTGCGAGTTCCAAGAGGTGACGGGGCGTTGGAACTCTATTCACATAAGATGCTGGCAGTTGGCTGTTTTTGGGTCAATTTGCCACCAATCCGCCCTGTCCCATAGGATGGATGTGTATACGTGGCCTGCGATTTATAACGTCCCATAGAGGGCGAGAAACATAGAGGAGAAGAATGAGTTCGTTGGTGTCGACGCTGGTCGGGTCCCCGATTATGACGTTGTTCGTGGTGATAGGGCTCGGTTACCTGCTGGGCACGTTGAGTATCTTTGGCTTCCGATTTGGCGTTGCGGGCGTGCTGTTTGTGGGCATTGCCATCGGGGCGCTGGATAAGGCAATCGCGCTGCCGGAAATCATTCCCAGCCTTGGGCTGATCATTTTTGTTTACACCATCGGAATTCAGTCGGGGCCGGCGTTCTTCGCTTCCTTCAAGAAACAGGGCTTGCGGGACAACGGGGTCGCGCTCGGCTTGCTGATCTTCGGCGCGCTGCTAACGCTCGGTCTGGGCCATGCCATGCACCTGAGCGCCCCGCGAATCGCGGGCTTGTACTCGGGCGCGCTGACGAATACACCTGCCGTTGCCGCAGCGCGTGAGCGCTTGCTGTTCCAATCTCAATCGGAGAACCTGACGCCCGACCAGGTGCGGGATCTTTCGGACCAACCAATCGTCGCCTACGGCCTGGCGTACCCGATGGGCGTGATCGGCGTGTTGTTGTGCTTCCAGCTCATGCGTCGCGTGTGGAAGGTGGATGCAAGCGAGGCGCAAGAAACTCCCGCGATACGCGCGCAGGATTTCGTGGTGAAAAATCCAGGCGTGGTGGGGCGCACGATAGGCGATCTGCTGCAACTGCACAAGGATTCGGGGTTCGTCGTCAGCCGCATACGGAAGGACGGCGAAACGCAACTGGTGAGCTCCGATACTCATCTCAGCGAAGGCGATATCGTGGTTGTGGTGGGCGATGAGAGCGGCATTGAGCGCGCCCGCCACCTGTTCGGAGAGCCTTCGCCGGAACAGATCGAATTGGATCGCTCGGAGTTGGACTTCCGGCGCGTCTTCGTTTCGGCCCCGGAAGTGGTCGGTAAGAGGATCGGAGACCTGAACCTGGACACCACTCTCCA from Clostridia bacterium carries:
- the lysF gene encoding homoaconitase; amino-acid sequence: MAQTIVEKLAQAHLAEGPNRPLRAGDFISIRPTHVMTHDNTSAVLKKFKAIGVKKVLDPRQPVFALDHDIQNTTEENLKKYALIEAFAKEQGIDFYPAGTGIGHQIMVEKGYVLPGSFVVASDSHSNMYGALGAIGTPVVRTDAAAIWATGEFWWQIPRTIQVVLKGKLQPGATGKDVIITLCGLYNKEEVLNAVVEFTGPGVESLSMDERLSISNMTTEWGTLVGWFPADKTTFAWLRQRREALGAAAMGRLDESILSKLEADTPMPDADAAYAARIELDLAAVTPHVSGPDTVQVMASLAEIEKQRIPIHKAYLVSCVNSRLEDLEAAAKVLKGKKIASTVKFYLAAASREIQKSAEASGAWQTLLQAGAQPLPPGCGPCIGLGTGLLEAGEVGISATNRNFKGRMGSRDAKCYLASPAVVAASAVAGYITTDVKVSASELKREYVELAVPAAGGEKVEILEGFPAQVKGRLVFTPQDNLNTDGIYGKDYTYREDMTRNMMAKVVMENYDPQFSERTRAGDVVIGGFNFGTGSSREQAVTALQAKGLPLVVAGSFSQTYLRNAFNNGFLCVECPEFITRLRQVFEKEIAAKEKTIIPEDEVTIDFTTGTITYRGEKFQFPPMGTVPQSLVIAGGVENLVARKLGLSAKA
- a CDS encoding MmgE/PrpD family protein: MSGKENIAKKETITAVMSRWAAGVRYENLSQDAIYQAKRYLLDSVGCALGGYQQHDVTIALEVLNEVATSGPATVIGTGKKMDVVHAALANALMIRCMDYNDIYWKQDPSHPSDIFPAAISCAERAKSDGRELIVGLVLGHEFEQRLCECAFPGIRERGWHHATLTAFASPIVAGRMLHLTWEQIQHAIGISAAARGSFGAVTAGKLTMMKNTVDPMATESGVFAALLAEKGYTGPEHIIDGKEGIVHVFGPEWKLNILTDGLGESWRITQCGMKFFPTEALTHTPISCVLDLVKSNNLKPEQVKEVHIRTTARGADILSDPSKYDPRSKETADHSLPYCIAAAVAERQVTPLQFTMEKIMDPTIRAQLNKVKVVADAEIEKVFPALQRVIVKITTVDGKEYEQQMDFPKGDPRNPLTDREIEEKFHALAEPIMSKTARQRLIDAIWKLENAKSVTEVMELMKADQKAAGAH
- a CDS encoding AMP-binding protein — encoded protein: MADSLLSIIDRFHRLGAERAYVYRRGYRTVRWSYRDVANAAHQFARELESRDIGKGDRVFLWGENCAEWVAVFFGCVLRGAVVVPMDRVAAPSFAFSVVDQVSARLLVCSRELAAHAASHPTLVLEDLAQSIAHHDSAAYPSPEILRTDPLEIVFTSGTTADPKGVVISHGNVLANLEPLEREIARYVKYERIVHPLRFLNLLPLSHVFGQFLGLFVPQALAATVVFHDSLNPSEVIKTVRSERISVVVTVPRLLESLRHKIERELEDEGRLDAFRRDFARADGQHFLLRWWHFRKLHFLFGWKFWAFVSGGAALDEDTERFWSRLSFAVVQGYGLTETTSLISVNHPFHMGRHSIGKVLPGRELKLDPATGEILVRGGSVATAYWHGRELKPVSRGARHSDAPSGGAHQQAGTSVPLREAKVDLAAGLQSDTDVLSAGATLGRETPLGGAGQQERTTPLGGAGLQPCIDAGREQGALAPEVTPEQNAEVEWFRTGDLGALDEQGNLYFKGRKKNVIVTPAGMNVYPEDLEAALRKQPEVKDAVVIALPLEGNAEPCAVLVLSQQRSGNIVEDNIQDNVVQEIVRRANQHLAEYQQVRRWLIWPEEDFPRTPTQKPKTGVVEQYAREYFASLQSAEAAHVATPAGGVSELIERITRRRIGELPPDARLESDLNLSSIDRVELMSAIEDRYQVDLNETSVSNATTVADLERLMHQVSPAQATSSSTKPDLVRATRYRYPSWSQRWPVPWIRTAIYHAITWPATVILAKPHIVGRKNVSAEEIAGRNGREAVGEGDCDLRGPFLIVSNHVTYVDIGFVLFAFPPHLRNRLAVAMIGERLMEMRRPPRTWNIFKRLVYQITYGLVVALFNAFPLPQKSGFQESFEYAGESADRGYSIVVFPEGRRTETGELQPFQSGVGLLATRLNLPVVPLRIDGLYEAKLRDTLFVRPNQITVRIGAPVRYSPNTAPDTIAGDLERRVKAL
- a CDS encoding HD domain-containing protein, producing the protein MTTQNATPAESRPVGIADVQRLWPELDWIQNAHIKASVTRCWQRAFELSPLTPEDLNKIPFTLLVPNCPTTFMEHKRCVVHIARRSAEAMTEFMGNALPIDMDTVIAGAILADVGKLLEYENKSGKTVQSERGELLRHPFTGVALAMECGIPDAVCHIIAAHAAEGDLVKRTTEAYIVHHADFMAYLPFKNKKF
- a CDS encoding aspartate:alanine exchanger family transporter; translated protein: MSSLVSTLVGSPIMTLFVVIGLGYLLGTLSIFGFRFGVAGVLFVGIAIGALDKAIALPEIIPSLGLIIFVYTIGIQSGPAFFASFKKQGLRDNGVALGLLIFGALLTLGLGHAMHLSAPRIAGLYSGALTNTPAVAAARERLLFQSQSENLTPDQVRDLSDQPIVAYGLAYPMGVIGVLLCFQLMRRVWKVDASEAQETPAIRAQDFVVKNPGVVGRTIGDLLQLHKDSGFVVSRIRKDGETQLVSSDTHLSEGDIVVVVGDESGIERARHLFGEPSPEQIELDRSELDFRRVFVSAPEVVGKRIGDLNLDTTLQATITRVRRGDVDVVPSAETILEFGDHIRVLTRRANFASVSQFFGDSIRGTAETDFGSVAIGMVLGALLGMVPMPLPGGSVVRLGLAGGPLLVALVLGKIERTGRITWRIPVSANLTLRQVGLLLFLAGVGTRAGFSFWQTLQSNGWQIVVAGTVVTFAVALATLFVGHKLLKMPYDSVMGMASGIHTAPASLAYAVNVSRNERPSVAYTTVYPMAMIAKIILAQLLV